Proteins found in one Janthinobacterium lividum genomic segment:
- a CDS encoding 4'-phosphopantetheinyl transferase family protein — MPAHPNSSEQDIDLWLAYYNEIGNPQLQSQLRELLSDAERGQEKRFHFADDRLRYLVTRAMVRTVLSRYATVAPNDWEFALNAYGRPDIAPHHDVRGLCFNISHTRDLITLAVSRHCGLGVDVENLAVRRPALEIANLFFSPVEAAELASLNQERRRDRFFEYWTLKESYSKARGMGLSLPLDQFSFHFPNERLVRLSIDAKLGDIESRWRFWQCRPTPNHLLALCAERQSGAIPLITVREVVPTLRDVIIETEWLKTSDERGIDE; from the coding sequence ATGCCAGCCCACCCCAACTCCAGCGAACAAGACATCGATCTATGGCTCGCCTATTATAATGAGATCGGCAATCCGCAGCTGCAGTCGCAACTGCGCGAATTGCTCAGTGACGCCGAGCGTGGCCAGGAAAAACGCTTTCATTTTGCCGATGACCGTCTGCGCTACCTCGTAACACGCGCGATGGTTCGCACGGTGCTGTCGCGCTATGCGACGGTCGCCCCGAACGATTGGGAGTTTGCCCTGAATGCCTACGGGCGCCCGGACATCGCCCCGCATCACGATGTGCGTGGCTTGTGCTTCAATATTTCGCATACGCGCGACCTGATCACGCTTGCCGTATCGAGGCACTGTGGCCTAGGCGTCGATGTCGAGAACCTGGCCGTGCGCCGGCCAGCGCTTGAAATTGCCAATCTCTTCTTTTCGCCGGTCGAAGCCGCAGAGCTGGCTAGCCTGAACCAAGAGCGACGCCGGGACCGTTTTTTCGAATACTGGACCCTTAAGGAATCATATAGCAAGGCGCGCGGGATGGGCTTGTCGCTTCCGCTCGACCAGTTCAGTTTCCACTTTCCGAACGAGCGCCTGGTGCGGCTCTCGATCGACGCGAAACTGGGCGACATCGAGAGCCGTTGGCGTTTCTGGCAATGCCGGCCCACACCAAATCATTTGCTCGCTCTTTGTGCGGAACGCCAGAGCGGCGCGATACCGCTCATTACTGTACGCGAGGTCGTCCCGACCCTCAGGGACGTTATCATCGAGACTGAGTGGCTGAAAACCTCGGACGAGCGCGGCATAGATGAATAA
- a CDS encoding GIY-YIG nuclease family protein produces MMTNKKMLKRQFLETKSRAGVYAIRNQITGRALVAGSTNAQGTLNRHRFELQHGQHRNARLAQDWIEYGESNFLFDVLDMVKPSEDPAFNAAQELKMLVSLWRQEIPCTGELGYDEPRSDSQ; encoded by the coding sequence ATGATGACAAACAAAAAGATGCTGAAACGGCAGTTTCTGGAGACGAAATCCCGAGCAGGCGTATATGCGATACGAAACCAGATCACGGGACGGGCCTTGGTTGCAGGAAGTACGAACGCTCAGGGCACACTTAACCGACATCGCTTTGAACTGCAGCATGGACAACATCGCAATGCGAGGCTTGCGCAAGACTGGATCGAGTACGGCGAGTCCAACTTTCTCTTCGACGTACTCGACATGGTCAAACCCAGCGAAGATCCAGCGTTCAACGCCGCACAAGAATTGAAAATGCTAGTTAGCCTATGGCGCCAGGAAATACCTTGTACCGGCGAACTTGGCTACGACGAACCCAGGAGCGACTCTCAATGA
- a CDS encoding cation:proton antiporter has product MTASFYIAFLFCLLGPLIIAKTFGLSKVVPLVFIQIGLGATIKYSGLFDWLNGKGIDVLHGPLKTSLEGLGWLGVSLFVAFSGHCSTLPSRNEGGRYRFAYVSVIAFCVTSSMGSYLGLKILQLNPSYIGQVSSPILFSISIGICLSVTALPVLISILDESSLIRHRIGQLAVRCAMLDELWLWMALSIILSYVGATTSWAVVARMLAFAIYCVVLLAVVAPLLRRYHQNKTVPYGGPVLAITVVLLSASLTDMLGLHGILGAFLGGMILPQAVLKECESTFRPAVTYLLLPIYFFSSGTRLDLPGGDGMFWLLVFVLTFSTIFVKGGVVMLVGRLTGLRWKESIQLGVLLQCKGLVELIVIGILLDVGIIGVTTYSALALMALFSTALTLPLFRLLTWVFEKSHSSDLATYTVNHEPLYAVSEQGVERSKND; this is encoded by the coding sequence GTGACAGCATCTTTTTATATCGCCTTCCTATTCTGTCTGCTGGGACCTTTGATCATAGCCAAGACGTTCGGACTATCCAAAGTAGTTCCATTGGTATTCATTCAAATTGGACTTGGCGCGACAATAAAATATTCTGGACTCTTCGATTGGTTGAATGGAAAAGGCATTGATGTTTTGCATGGTCCCTTGAAAACTTCATTGGAGGGACTTGGATGGTTAGGTGTATCACTTTTTGTCGCGTTTAGCGGGCATTGCAGTACGCTGCCAAGCCGCAACGAAGGTGGTCGCTATCGATTCGCCTATGTCAGCGTGATAGCCTTCTGTGTGACATCGAGTATGGGAAGTTACCTGGGCCTGAAGATTCTTCAGTTAAATCCAAGCTATATCGGGCAGGTCTCTTCTCCAATCTTGTTCTCAATTAGTATCGGCATATGTTTGTCTGTTACGGCTTTGCCGGTGTTGATCAGTATTCTCGATGAGTCATCCCTTATACGGCATCGAATTGGTCAACTGGCAGTGCGTTGTGCCATGCTTGATGAGCTCTGGTTGTGGATGGCATTGAGCATCATTCTGTCCTATGTGGGTGCTACTACATCGTGGGCAGTAGTGGCAAGAATGCTTGCCTTCGCAATATACTGTGTTGTATTGCTGGCGGTCGTTGCTCCACTACTGCGTCGCTACCACCAGAATAAAACAGTACCGTACGGCGGTCCAGTATTAGCCATCACAGTCGTATTATTGTCCGCATCGCTCACCGACATGCTCGGCCTCCATGGAATACTCGGGGCATTTCTGGGAGGGATGATTCTTCCCCAGGCCGTATTAAAAGAGTGCGAGTCCACATTTCGACCGGCCGTCACTTATCTTCTTCTGCCCATCTATTTTTTTAGTAGCGGAACACGTCTCGACTTACCAGGTGGCGATGGCATGTTCTGGTTACTCGTGTTTGTCCTCACATTTAGCACCATATTTGTGAAGGGCGGAGTGGTGATGTTGGTTGGGAGACTGACGGGCCTACGCTGGAAGGAAAGTATCCAATTAGGCGTCCTGCTGCAGTGTAAGGGGTTAGTGGAATTGATTGTGATCGGGATACTTCTGGATGTTGGCATTATTGGAGTTACCACCTATTCAGCACTGGCTCTGATGGCACTGTTCAGTACCGCACTCACGCTACCTCTTTTTCGGCTACTGACATGGGTCTTTGAAAAAAGTCATAGCAGCGATCTTGCCACATATACAGTGAATCACGAACCTCTGTACGCAGTGAGTGAACAAGGTGTGGAAAGAAGTAAAAATGATTAA